From a single Pirellulaceae bacterium genomic region:
- a CDS encoding serine/threonine protein kinase, whose translation MFGMLCLPKKKNSHAETKVLPPNGQLVREAKMKFRYANGDQPLNGFTIKRGVGVGGFGEVYFALNDAGKEVALKQIQRNLDVEVRGVRQCMNLKHPNLISLFDVRFDQNEQGWIVMEYVSGLSLRDLVDAHPRGVPGPEMMRWFGQIASGVAYLHDHGIVHRDLKPANIFEDEGLVKIGDYGLSKYISSSRRGGQTESVGTFHYMAPEIGKGEYGKEVDIYALGVILYEMATGTVPFDGESSQEIIMKHLTATPDLSAVPSPLREVIACALAKNPASRFSDVRQMLRPLGMDIDDRGLLVQGLSPSQPPATPAPGPSQAWFQTAQAPPPVAAAAGAEPNSAVHQLGMGGNYPPAASPAYTSTFQEPIARTLSMWISSISAWYRNDLSVGTRNIVLAVGIVMLILNSGFVIAAVVLGLLFYLPYYVLWRIIYASPRPEHPGVAQRRWHKLTSGHAVAQRAAQQAPAQPASKMQRFKPMSARQWRLAQRHHLAQLSSSGLWAQITASWLNAALVIAVFSYAVGLFMVSGSQPLQPVAMNIIWTAVVSLVAALIIICLGKYWQSREGDWPLRSFIQLLSGFAVGGIAYVLAGYLLMNPGDTSGPASLTNAFQVQWPGADRPQWANFANDNQVLLLGYMAYFPLLMGLVGWWKQVDPLRRVRFSIWAVTWSVLVASLIQQLVPFPQPWCALLAGGTSIAVQLASPWISSDERLAIPAPQHLNR comes from the coding sequence GGGGCTTTGGCGAGGTCTATTTTGCCTTGAACGATGCGGGCAAAGAGGTGGCACTCAAGCAGATTCAGCGCAATTTGGACGTCGAAGTTCGCGGGGTGCGACAGTGCATGAACCTGAAGCATCCCAATCTGATCTCGCTGTTTGACGTTCGCTTCGATCAGAACGAACAGGGCTGGATCGTGATGGAATATGTTTCTGGTCTCAGCCTGCGCGATTTGGTCGACGCGCATCCACGTGGCGTACCTGGCCCAGAAATGATGCGTTGGTTTGGCCAAATTGCTTCCGGAGTCGCCTATTTGCATGACCATGGCATCGTTCATCGCGATTTGAAGCCAGCCAATATCTTCGAAGACGAAGGCTTGGTCAAAATTGGCGATTACGGATTGTCCAAGTACATTTCTAGCTCGCGCCGCGGTGGGCAGACTGAGAGCGTCGGCACGTTTCACTACATGGCCCCGGAAATTGGTAAAGGTGAATATGGCAAAGAGGTCGACATCTATGCATTGGGAGTGATTCTGTATGAGATGGCGACGGGCACTGTGCCGTTTGACGGCGAAAGTAGCCAAGAAATCATCATGAAGCATTTAACAGCCACCCCCGACTTGTCGGCTGTGCCGTCGCCGCTTCGCGAAGTCATCGCCTGTGCGCTGGCCAAGAATCCAGCGTCTCGATTTAGCGACGTGCGGCAGATGCTGCGCCCCTTAGGCATGGACATCGACGATCGTGGATTGTTGGTGCAGGGACTGTCGCCCAGCCAGCCCCCAGCGACTCCTGCGCCTGGTCCGTCCCAAGCTTGGTTTCAGACGGCTCAAGCGCCGCCGCCGGTTGCAGCTGCTGCCGGTGCCGAACCCAATTCGGCCGTACATCAGTTGGGCATGGGAGGAAACTATCCCCCCGCAGCTTCCCCAGCATATACCTCGACATTTCAAGAGCCCATCGCGCGTACGCTCAGCATGTGGATCAGCAGCATTAGTGCCTGGTATCGGAACGATTTGTCTGTGGGTACGCGAAATATCGTATTGGCAGTCGGAATTGTGATGCTGATTTTGAATTCAGGCTTCGTGATTGCCGCTGTCGTGTTGGGGCTGCTGTTCTACTTGCCGTATTATGTACTGTGGCGGATCATCTATGCTTCGCCGCGTCCGGAGCATCCAGGGGTGGCGCAGCGCAGGTGGCACAAGTTGACGTCGGGCCACGCGGTTGCTCAGCGGGCTGCGCAACAGGCACCCGCGCAGCCCGCCAGCAAGATGCAACGCTTCAAACCGATGAGTGCCCGGCAATGGCGGCTGGCCCAGCGTCATCACTTGGCGCAACTATCAAGCTCGGGTTTATGGGCCCAAATTACTGCCAGCTGGCTGAATGCAGCCCTGGTTATTGCCGTATTCAGCTATGCAGTGGGCCTGTTCATGGTCAGCGGCTCACAACCGCTGCAACCAGTGGCTATGAATATCATTTGGACAGCGGTCGTTTCGTTGGTTGCCGCGCTGATTATTATCTGCCTGGGCAAATACTGGCAGAGTCGCGAGGGCGATTGGCCCTTGCGGAGTTTTATTCAACTGTTGAGTGGCTTTGCTGTTGGCGGCATAGCTTATGTGTTAGCCGGCTACCTGTTGATGAACCCTGGCGATACCAGCGGTCCGGCAAGCTTGACCAACGCATTTCAGGTCCAGTGGCCGGGCGCTGACCGTCCGCAATGGGCCAATTTTGCCAACGACAATCAGGTCTTGCTGCTCGGCTACATGGCCTACTTTCCACTGCTGATGGGTCTGGTCGGTTGGTGGAAGCAAGTCGATCCCTTGCGGCGAGTCCGATTTAGCATTTGGGCGGTAACCTGGAGCGTATTGGTAGCCAGCCTGATACAGCAATTAGTACCGTTTCCACAGCCCTGGTGTGCCCTGTTGGCCGGAGGTACCAGCATAGCTGTCCAATTGGCTAGCCCCTGGATCAGCTCGGACGAGCGTTTGGCCATCCCAGCTCCGCAGCACCTTAACCGATAA
- a CDS encoding sterol desaturase family protein translates to MDTIINYFSTIPPSHRTLILVGGIALFWIIESAAPLYKMKYSKWRHAGVNIFFTITTILVNFCLAFVMVTISDWAQGSRFGLLHWLPAMPTVVFMVLGLLWLDLVGAYLPHFVEHKVKWMWRFHLIHHTDTNVDTTTANRHHPGESVIRFVFTTLAVTTAGAPMWMVMLYQSMSVVLSQFNHANIGLPQWIDRALSWVIVTPDMHHVHHHFTQPQTDSNYGNIFSIWDRLFRTFTTMDRSLLVYGIDTYPDPQENSYVTPLLKIPFMKYRDPPGSKFSS, encoded by the coding sequence ATGGACACAATCATCAATTATTTTTCAACCATACCTCCATCCCACCGGACGCTGATCTTGGTTGGGGGCATCGCGCTGTTTTGGATCATCGAAAGCGCCGCGCCGCTGTATAAAATGAAATACAGCAAATGGCGACACGCCGGCGTGAACATCTTCTTTACGATCACTACCATCCTAGTGAATTTTTGTCTCGCGTTTGTGATGGTGACGATCTCGGATTGGGCACAGGGTTCAAGATTCGGACTGCTGCACTGGCTACCAGCCATGCCCACTGTTGTTTTCATGGTTCTGGGATTGCTGTGGCTGGACTTGGTAGGGGCCTATTTGCCCCATTTTGTGGAACATAAAGTCAAATGGATGTGGCGATTTCATCTAATCCATCACACGGACACGAATGTGGATACCACCACGGCCAATCGCCACCATCCAGGAGAGAGTGTTATCCGCTTTGTGTTTACCACCTTGGCGGTCACGACCGCCGGGGCACCGATGTGGATGGTGATGCTCTATCAGTCGATGTCCGTGGTGTTGTCGCAATTTAATCACGCCAACATCGGCTTGCCGCAGTGGATAGATCGAGCGCTCAGTTGGGTAATCGTTACACCCGATATGCACCACGTGCACCACCACTTCACGCAACCACAGACCGATAGCAATTACGGCAATATTTTTTCGATCTGGGATCGGCTATTTCGTACCTTCACGACGATGGATCGCAGTCTCTTGGTGTACGGCATTGACACCTACCCAGATCCCCAGGAGAACTCGTACGTCACCCCGCTGCTGAAGATTCCGTTCATGAAGTACCGCGATCCACCGGGCAGCAAATTCTCCTCTTAG
- a CDS encoding SDR family oxidoreductase, with protein MNKHNQTSRPTGSLTYDNRGRVVIVSGGSSGIGQAVCSAFYDSGAAVACIDVARPDRPDDERYLYLPADVSSERQCADAVLKATERFGGLDVLVNNAAIQPPDSYVPLDRLENAAWQRMLSVNLSGYTFLAKHAVRQMLRQGSGVIVNMSSGQGHRTARQVPCYGPIKAANLLQTQQWGVEYARLGIRVVSVSPGATDTPLVRASLQAQGGRAALANRHPMGRLAQPLEIAEAVLWLSSSAASFVTATDLEVDGGLGALGAFADPYPELQ; from the coding sequence TTGAACAAGCACAACCAAACTAGCCGACCGACGGGCAGCTTGACCTACGACAATCGCGGACGCGTGGTCATCGTCAGTGGCGGTTCTAGTGGAATTGGCCAGGCGGTGTGCAGTGCGTTTTATGACTCTGGTGCTGCCGTTGCCTGCATTGATGTGGCTCGACCAGACCGGCCCGACGATGAACGCTATTTGTACCTGCCAGCGGATGTATCCAGCGAGCGGCAGTGTGCAGACGCTGTTCTGAAAGCCACTGAGCGTTTTGGGGGACTGGACGTTCTGGTGAACAATGCCGCTATTCAGCCTCCTGATTCCTATGTGCCCTTAGATCGGCTGGAAAACGCCGCGTGGCAGAGGATGCTGTCCGTCAACCTGAGCGGTTACACCTTTTTAGCCAAACATGCGGTGCGGCAGATGCTGCGGCAAGGCTCCGGCGTAATTGTCAACATGAGCAGTGGCCAGGGACATCGAACGGCGCGGCAAGTCCCCTGCTATGGACCAATCAAAGCCGCAAATCTGCTGCAAACGCAGCAGTGGGGCGTCGAATACGCTCGATTAGGTATTCGCGTGGTTTCGGTGTCCCCCGGAGCGACCGATACTCCGCTAGTCCGCGCCAGTTTGCAGGCTCAGGGCGGCCGGGCGGCCCTGGCCAATCGGCACCCCATGGGGCGGCTGGCCCAGCCACTTGAGATTGCCGAGGCTGTGTTGTGGCTGTCCAGCTCTGCCGCGTCGTTTGTCACGGCCACCGACTTGGAGGTTGACGGCGGGCTAGGAGCGCTGGGTGCCTTTGCAGATCCCTATCCCGAATTGCAATAA
- the hemC gene encoding hydroxymethylbilane synthase — MRSIRIGTRGSKLALWQARWVADGLQRLGWGCELTIISTSGDISTASLGQVGGQGLFTKEIQRELLQGKVDVAVHSLKDLPTMSIPELVLAAVPTRETTSDCLISTGGLLFEQLPTGARVGTGSSRRAAQLRAWRPDITIADIRGNVDSRLRKLDEGHYDAIVLAAAGLSRLELIHRVTETLPQDKMLPAIGQGALGLECRANDTRTREVLSQLNDATSYGAVVAERELLRGLGAGCLAPVAGLAMMHNGQLLLHGRVLDIHGHRQLNECASGPLHEAATIGKRLSQRLLERGAGELIALARETA, encoded by the coding sequence TTGCGATCAATTCGGATTGGTACTCGTGGGAGTAAGCTGGCTCTATGGCAGGCCCGATGGGTTGCCGATGGGTTGCAGCGACTGGGCTGGGGATGCGAACTGACCATCATTTCCACCAGTGGCGATATCTCGACGGCCTCTTTAGGCCAGGTAGGCGGCCAGGGGCTTTTCACGAAAGAGATTCAGCGAGAATTGCTGCAAGGCAAAGTCGACGTGGCCGTCCATTCCTTGAAGGACTTGCCCACCATGTCGATACCGGAACTGGTCCTGGCAGCCGTACCCACGCGTGAGACAACCTCTGATTGCCTGATTAGCACTGGCGGACTGCTGTTCGAACAGCTTCCGACAGGTGCACGCGTCGGCACCGGCAGCTCGCGCCGCGCCGCTCAATTGCGAGCCTGGAGACCAGACATTACGATTGCTGATATTCGAGGGAACGTCGATTCGAGGTTACGCAAATTGGATGAAGGGCATTATGATGCGATTGTGCTAGCTGCGGCCGGACTCAGCCGCCTGGAGTTAATCCACCGCGTGACTGAGACCTTGCCGCAAGACAAGATGCTGCCGGCGATTGGTCAAGGCGCCCTGGGCTTGGAGTGCCGAGCGAATGATACTCGAACTCGCGAAGTCTTGAGCCAATTAAATGATGCTACCAGTTACGGAGCCGTCGTGGCTGAAAGGGAGTTGCTGCGCGGGCTTGGGGCGGGCTGCCTGGCACCGGTTGCGGGGCTGGCGATGATGCACAATGGCCAATTGCTGCTGCACGGCCGCGTCCTGGACATCCACGGACATCGACAATTGAACGAGTGCGCCAGCGGCCCGTTGCATGAGGCCGCTACGATCGGAAAACGATTGTCACAAAGACTGCTGGAGCGCGGTGCAGGTGAATTGATAGCTCTGGCACGCGAGACGGCTTAA
- a CDS encoding site-2 protease family protein yields MFGLPAPSPYDLNFSTFGFPVRVSWSFWLMAAVLGWGWSQSLDQLAMIWQADSPGAGMMLVIWMAAVFLTILVHELGHAVTWRRYGQESHIVLYHFGGMAVNDSFTSWDGARRRRTSAGEQLLVSAMGPAAQLGLAGLLFAIGLAIEMPMQLTVWLNSLGLNLPLGSAPSTIALYGLFDALIWTSVAWAILNLAPIFPLDGGQILLNALVMANVNRPRETACWASVIIGGLLGLLMLTYGQPMVGLMFLMLAVSNWQSLQQGGGLY; encoded by the coding sequence ATGTTTGGTCTTCCTGCCCCGAGCCCGTACGATCTAAACTTTTCCACTTTCGGGTTTCCAGTACGGGTTAGCTGGTCGTTTTGGCTGATGGCGGCCGTCCTCGGCTGGGGCTGGAGCCAGTCGTTGGACCAGCTTGCCATGATTTGGCAAGCGGATTCTCCGGGCGCAGGAATGATGCTGGTCATTTGGATGGCTGCCGTGTTCTTAACGATCTTGGTCCATGAATTAGGTCACGCTGTGACTTGGCGACGTTATGGTCAAGAGTCACATATCGTGCTGTATCACTTTGGTGGCATGGCGGTAAACGATTCGTTCACCAGTTGGGACGGGGCCCGAAGGCGCCGCACTTCGGCCGGCGAGCAACTGTTGGTTTCGGCGATGGGACCTGCGGCACAACTGGGACTGGCCGGGCTGCTTTTCGCAATAGGTTTGGCGATTGAAATGCCGATGCAGTTAACTGTCTGGTTGAATTCGCTCGGTTTGAATCTGCCACTGGGCTCAGCACCAAGCACCATTGCTCTCTACGGTCTGTTCGATGCGCTGATATGGACGAGCGTAGCTTGGGCGATCCTGAATCTAGCCCCAATATTTCCGCTCGACGGAGGACAGATTTTGTTGAATGCTTTGGTCATGGCCAACGTCAATCGACCTCGAGAGACCGCGTGCTGGGCATCGGTGATTATTGGTGGCTTGCTGGGTTTGCTAATGCTGACCTACGGTCAACCGATGGTTGGACTGATGTTTTTGATGTTAGCCGTTTCCAACTGGCAATCTCTGCAGCAGGGTGGTGGACTGTATTGA
- a CDS encoding pilus assembly protein translates to MNKNRICEPRLSRRKTQRRRGAATVEFAVIAPLMMVLTMGMIEVGRMVMVKQIMVNASREGARLGALPGVSNSEVVARVQQELAGSNVSGVQVNVNPIGLAVAAAGTPVTVSLSVPSSSVSWLATPMLQFSSNLQASTTMRRESD, encoded by the coding sequence ATGAACAAGAATAGAATTTGCGAGCCCAGGTTAAGCCGACGTAAAACGCAACGCCGCAGGGGTGCTGCCACAGTTGAATTTGCCGTGATCGCTCCACTGATGATGGTGTTGACCATGGGCATGATCGAAGTGGGCCGCATGGTGATGGTCAAGCAAATTATGGTCAACGCCAGCCGAGAAGGCGCACGACTGGGAGCATTGCCAGGCGTCTCGAATTCCGAAGTGGTGGCTCGAGTTCAACAAGAGTTGGCGGGGTCGAACGTCTCGGGAGTGCAGGTGAACGTCAATCCAATTGGCTTGGCCGTCGCTGCGGCCGGAACACCGGTAACGGTATCGCTGTCTGTACCTTCATCGTCGGTGAGCTGGCTAGCGACTCCGATGCTCCAATTCAGTTCGAACCTTCAAGCCTCGACCACCATGCGCCGTGAAAGCGACTAA
- a CDS encoding aspartate/tyrosine/aromatic aminotransferase has product MFDTVSLAPPDPILGLSDAFASDSRANKINLTIGVYQDDQGRTPVLQCVKQAEKVLLDTEQTKGYLGIDGLNAFRNQAVKLALDGIVPGDRVTSVQTPGGTGALKVAADLLRKNFGPIRVWVSHPTWPNHVGLFESAGLVVESYPYLTADKKSLDFSAMLDTLRSQGRPGDVICLHGCCHNPSGIDPDAGQWKLISELAAETKMLPLIDFAYHGFGDGLEEDRIGLKAIGAQHSEFLVCSSFSKNFGLYSERVGALLAVCASPAHVVNVGSSAKQVVRTNYSNPPRHGGALIATILEDEALKQLWMTELTAMRSRIHDMRQQLVAAMAVRQSEIDFSFLLKQRGMFSFSGLSQMQVDWLRRERGVYIVGSGRINVAGITSANLPALADAIAAALQG; this is encoded by the coding sequence ATGTTCGATACAGTTTCACTCGCGCCACCCGATCCCATCTTGGGTTTGTCTGATGCCTTTGCCAGCGACAGTCGAGCCAATAAAATCAATCTGACCATTGGAGTTTACCAAGACGATCAGGGGCGAACTCCGGTTCTACAGTGTGTCAAGCAAGCTGAAAAAGTACTGCTGGATACCGAGCAGACCAAAGGCTACTTGGGCATTGACGGCTTAAACGCCTTTCGCAATCAAGCAGTCAAGCTGGCATTGGATGGTATTGTTCCTGGCGATCGAGTCACGTCGGTGCAAACGCCCGGCGGCACGGGAGCTTTGAAAGTAGCGGCGGATCTACTGCGCAAAAACTTCGGCCCGATTCGGGTCTGGGTCAGCCATCCAACGTGGCCTAATCATGTGGGGCTGTTTGAATCAGCAGGATTGGTCGTCGAAAGTTATCCCTACCTGACTGCTGACAAGAAGTCGCTCGATTTTTCAGCCATGCTTGATACGCTCCGCAGCCAGGGCCGGCCGGGGGATGTTATTTGCCTGCATGGATGCTGTCACAATCCATCGGGTATTGATCCAGATGCTGGACAATGGAAGCTGATTTCTGAGTTGGCTGCTGAAACGAAAATGCTGCCACTGATAGACTTTGCCTACCATGGATTCGGCGACGGCCTGGAAGAGGATCGCATTGGTCTGAAAGCAATTGGCGCACAACATTCGGAATTCTTGGTGTGCAGCTCATTCTCGAAGAATTTTGGACTCTACAGCGAGCGGGTCGGTGCGCTGTTGGCCGTGTGTGCGTCGCCTGCGCATGTTGTGAACGTTGGTAGCAGCGCCAAGCAGGTGGTCCGTACCAATTACTCGAATCCTCCGCGGCATGGCGGTGCGCTGATTGCGACGATCTTGGAGGACGAAGCGTTAAAGCAGTTGTGGATGACCGAGCTGACTGCAATGCGCAGCAGAATTCACGACATGCGACAGCAATTGGTGGCCGCTATGGCGGTTCGCCAGAGCGAGATTGACTTTTCGTTCCTGCTCAAGCAGCGCGGAATGTTTTCGTTCAGTGGCCTGTCTCAAATGCAGGTTGACTGGCTGCGGCGCGAACGTGGCGTCTACATCGTTGGCAGCGGGCGGATCAATGTGGCTGGTATCACTTCGGCCAATTTACCAGCGCTAGCCGATGCCATCGCGGCTGCACTGCAGGGCTAA
- a CDS encoding S41 family peptidase, with amino-acid sequence MPISVSASRLRLAYLRPFAAILLSAAFQPITWIQAAEPQTAQAGSISAASSVQDPLAQGLDLEHQRNWIDAIHYYESVLRQTPDNAQVRRRLQISRLHHDVVRRCSDSAIDQLISTVSPAAALDLYSEVLARLEMSYVDSVQLTELIRGGTAYFEVALTEPAFIDAQVHAGRRERVEPFRLQIHRLTLARPVHARSDARQLVAQAAEVAHTELGIKPTATILQFALGAIGLLDPYSAFLSPAELNEVESQIEGNFVGLGIALEPHVAPLRILNVIQGGPAREAGLQPDDRILEIGSIRCIDVGAERAADLLRGPEGSQVRLLVQQRNGQLVDKIIARRRVEVPSVEDVGLLDTERKVAYLKISSFQKTTAQELDEALWKLHHQGMQSLVIDLRGNPGGWLDAAVAVADRFLNEGAIVSTRGKNGIENQNYAAHRSGTWQVPLVMLIDDQSASASEILAGAIRDNQRGALVGCTTYGKGSVQGLFHTKSLNCGIRLTVSKFYSPSGQAISELGVSPTIAVDGESRDYVTAKPVTGRANPQTDKALRIALQEAHASSYVGLVSTRAR; translated from the coding sequence ATGCCGATATCCGTGAGTGCCAGCCGTCTCCGTCTTGCTTACCTGAGGCCGTTTGCCGCGATTCTTTTATCCGCAGCATTTCAGCCCATCACATGGATTCAGGCTGCTGAGCCCCAGACCGCACAAGCTGGGAGTATTAGTGCCGCCAGTTCTGTACAAGATCCGTTGGCCCAAGGCTTAGATCTGGAGCACCAGCGAAACTGGATTGACGCCATTCATTACTATGAATCCGTATTGCGGCAAACTCCCGATAATGCACAAGTCCGAAGACGACTTCAAATCTCGCGTTTGCATCACGATGTCGTGCGCCGCTGCTCGGACTCGGCCATCGATCAATTGATCTCCACCGTCAGTCCGGCTGCCGCATTGGACCTGTATTCGGAAGTGCTGGCCAGGCTGGAGATGAGTTACGTCGATTCGGTTCAGTTAACTGAGTTGATTCGCGGAGGGACCGCCTATTTCGAAGTGGCGCTCACGGAACCAGCCTTTATTGATGCTCAAGTTCACGCCGGACGGCGAGAACGTGTCGAACCGTTTCGCTTGCAAATCCATCGGCTGACGCTGGCCCGACCCGTCCACGCTCGCAGCGACGCACGGCAGTTGGTAGCCCAAGCTGCAGAAGTTGCCCACACAGAACTAGGTATCAAGCCCACCGCGACCATCCTGCAATTCGCTTTGGGAGCGATTGGCTTGCTGGACCCATACTCAGCATTCTTATCGCCTGCTGAACTGAACGAAGTTGAATCTCAAATCGAAGGCAATTTTGTGGGCTTGGGAATCGCCCTTGAGCCGCATGTTGCACCGCTACGTATCCTGAATGTCATTCAAGGTGGACCGGCCCGCGAAGCCGGCCTGCAACCCGACGATCGCATTCTGGAAATTGGTTCCATTCGCTGCATTGACGTCGGAGCCGAACGAGCTGCGGACTTATTACGTGGCCCAGAGGGCAGTCAAGTGCGGTTGTTAGTCCAGCAACGCAACGGACAATTGGTTGACAAAATCATCGCTCGACGACGCGTTGAAGTGCCGAGCGTGGAAGACGTTGGACTGCTAGACACAGAACGCAAGGTGGCGTACTTGAAAATCAGCAGCTTCCAGAAGACCACCGCACAAGAACTTGACGAAGCACTGTGGAAGCTACACCACCAGGGAATGCAGAGCTTAGTGATCGACCTGCGCGGCAATCCCGGCGGATGGCTGGACGCTGCAGTGGCTGTGGCTGATCGCTTTCTGAATGAGGGAGCAATCGTTAGTACGCGTGGTAAGAACGGCATTGAAAATCAAAACTATGCGGCACATCGTTCGGGTACTTGGCAAGTTCCATTGGTCATGTTGATCGACGATCAATCCGCAAGTGCCAGCGAGATTTTAGCCGGTGCCATTCGCGACAATCAGCGCGGCGCACTGGTTGGCTGTACAACTTACGGCAAAGGCAGTGTTCAGGGTCTGTTTCATACCAAGAGCCTCAATTGCGGAATTCGATTGACGGTTTCCAAATTCTATTCGCCTAGTGGCCAAGCAATCAGCGAATTGGGTGTGTCACCGACAATCGCCGTGGATGGCGAGTCCCGAGACTACGTGACCGCTAAGCCTGTTACTGGCCGAGCTAATCCCCAAACCGATAAAGCTCTGCGCATCGCCCTGCAAGAGGCCCATGCCAGTAGTTACGTCGGACTAGTCTCCACGCGCGCTCGATAG
- a CDS encoding glycosyltransferase family 4 protein, producing the protein MRIVYLTAGAAGMYCGSCLHDNGLAKALIQRGHDALLVPVYTPITTDQTDVSQPRLFYGGLNVYLQQLSPLFRWLPAWSDAFLNSPKLVGWIASRAMGTSAANLGALTVSMLRGAEGRQRKEVVRMGQWLKSLAPDAIIFSNLLIAGSAPWLRDQLPDSRLVVMLQGDDIFYNGLIEPYRSQALTELRRLARQVDLMLLHSRQYQQRMSQLLQVPESRMVVCPLSVDSEDLLAIQRSANPTRPPAVGFLARLAPEKGLHQLVDAFIQLKQGQSLAPKIRLEIAGWLGAQQRDYWQQQQEKLERAGLRDDYRYWGIIDRQSKIEFLSNIDLLSVPTTHPEPKGLFVLEALAAGVPYLLPAHGAFPELHARAGMGKLHQPDSVSDLADNLQQMLGDVGALRAMSDGCREFVRQQATADLGAASVEQALKQLMAT; encoded by the coding sequence ATGCGGATTGTCTATCTGACGGCTGGCGCAGCCGGCATGTATTGCGGCAGCTGTTTGCATGATAACGGTCTGGCCAAAGCCTTGATCCAGCGCGGACATGATGCGTTGTTGGTCCCCGTTTACACGCCCATCACGACCGACCAAACCGACGTTAGCCAACCACGACTGTTCTACGGTGGGCTGAATGTGTACTTACAACAATTATCGCCGCTGTTTCGCTGGTTGCCAGCTTGGAGCGACGCCTTCTTGAATTCTCCCAAGCTGGTCGGTTGGATCGCCTCGCGAGCGATGGGGACATCGGCGGCAAATTTGGGCGCGTTGACGGTGTCGATGTTGCGCGGAGCTGAGGGCCGGCAGCGGAAAGAAGTGGTCCGCATGGGTCAGTGGCTGAAATCGTTGGCACCGGATGCGATTATTTTTTCTAATTTGCTAATAGCCGGCAGCGCCCCTTGGCTGCGCGATCAATTGCCCGATAGCCGATTGGTGGTCATGCTGCAAGGCGATGACATTTTTTACAATGGACTGATCGAACCATACCGCTCACAAGCGCTCACCGAGTTGCGGCGACTGGCTAGGCAGGTTGACTTGATGCTGCTGCATAGCCGCCAGTACCAGCAGCGCATGAGCCAGCTCTTGCAAGTCCCCGAATCTCGCATGGTGGTGTGTCCGCTGTCGGTCGACTCGGAGGATTTACTGGCTATCCAGCGAAGCGCCAATCCAACTCGTCCACCGGCCGTCGGTTTCTTGGCCCGGCTAGCACCTGAAAAGGGGCTGCATCAACTGGTGGACGCTTTTATACAGCTTAAGCAGGGCCAGTCGCTTGCTCCTAAGATTCGCCTGGAGATCGCCGGTTGGCTGGGAGCGCAGCAGCGTGACTATTGGCAACAACAGCAAGAAAAACTGGAGCGCGCTGGGCTGCGGGATGACTATCGCTACTGGGGAATTATCGATCGGCAATCCAAGATCGAGTTTTTGTCGAACATTGACCTGTTGTCTGTTCCGACGACCCACCCTGAGCCCAAAGGTCTGTTTGTATTAGAAGCGCTGGCGGCCGGAGTCCCCTATTTACTGCCGGCTCACGGTGCCTTCCCGGAACTGCATGCTCGCGCTGGAATGGGGAAATTGCACCAGCCCGATTCCGTTTCGGATTTAGCTGATAACCTGCAACAGATGCTGGGTGATGTTGGTGCCTTGCGCGCGATGAGCGACGGTTGTCGCGAATTTGTTCGCCAACAGGCGACAGCCGATCTGGGAGCGGCCAGCGTTGAACAAGCGCTAAAGCAGCTCATGGCAACCTAG